A genomic region of Leptotrichia hofstadii contains the following coding sequences:
- a CDS encoding META domain-containing protein, giving the protein MKKRFFLVGIFTMLLLCCGFLNAAVKKRDAVSTNLNGTSWKLTEIRKNGRNSRIPEKANVTINFLKYNINGFGGTNGYSGSYKLNRNSTLSATVTSTLTGGAQDLMNLEQDFFDILQSNPVIEYNKDTLTLTNKREIWTFKNPDTVNQTDKDSLPLSNLNETSWKLTQIKKNRFNSYISENTNVTINFSKNKINGFGGINGYSGSYKLNRNSTLSATVTSTLMGGSLDLMNLEQDFFDILQSNPVIKYNKDTLTLTNKTGDIWTFKKSNTVNQNDKDSLSLLNLKKKLLNTSWKLIDISDTKMRKILTTNEIRITLNFSEDRIHGDSGVNNYFSNYIMASDNIMVGPIGSTKMAGPDNFMRLESQYLNILQNSKKIKLDNNRLTFMTDDGKTLTFKEM; this is encoded by the coding sequence ATGAAAAAAAGATTTTTTTTAGTTGGAATTTTTACAATGCTTCTTTTATGCTGTGGTTTTTTGAATGCGGCTGTGAAAAAAAGAGACGCTGTTAGCACTAATTTGAACGGAACTTCGTGGAAATTGACAGAAATCAGGAAAAATGGACGGAATTCCCGTATTCCAGAAAAAGCAAATGTTACAATTAATTTCTTAAAATATAATATCAACGGATTTGGAGGAACTAACGGATATTCAGGAAGTTATAAATTAAACAGGAATTCTACTCTTTCTGCCACAGTAACTTCAACTTTAACAGGAGGTGCTCAAGATCTGATGAATCTCGAACAGGATTTCTTTGATATTCTGCAATCCAACCCTGTGATTGAATACAACAAGGATACTTTAACTTTAACTAACAAGCGAGAGATTTGGACTTTTAAAAATCCTGATACAGTTAATCAAACAGACAAGGATTCACTTCCTCTTTCAAATTTAAATGAAACTTCATGGAAATTAACTCAGATTAAGAAAAATAGATTTAATTCTTATATTTCAGAAAATACAAATGTTACTATTAATTTTTCAAAAAATAAGATTAATGGATTTGGTGGAATCAATGGATATTCAGGAAGTTATAAATTAAACAGAAATTCTACTCTTTCTGCCACAGTAACTTCAACTTTGATGGGAGGTTCTCTAGATTTAATGAATCTCGAACAGGATTTCTTTGATATTCTGCAATCCAACCCTGTGATTAAATACAACAAGGATACTTTAACTTTAACTAACAAGACTGGCGATATTTGGACTTTTAAAAAGTCAAATACAGTTAATCAGAATGACAAGGATTCACTTTCTCTTTTAAATTTGAAAAAAAAATTATTGAATACTAGCTGGAAACTTATTGATATTTCTGACACAAAAATGAGAAAGATATTGACAACAAATGAAATAAGAATTACTCTTAATTTTTCAGAAGACAGAATACATGGCGATTCAGGAGTAAACAACTATTTTTCAAATTACATAATGGCATCAGATAATATTATGGTTGGACCTATCGGCTCTACAAAAATGGCAGGACCAGATAACTTTATGAGACTTGAAAGCCAGTATTTGAATATTTTACAAAATTCAAAAAAGATTAAATTAGATAATAATCGTTTGACTTTTATGACAGATGATGGAAAAACATTGACATTTAAAGAAATGTAG